Proteins encoded together in one Impatiens glandulifera chromosome 1, dImpGla2.1, whole genome shotgun sequence window:
- the LOC124919285 gene encoding disease resistance protein RPS2-like isoform X2 produces MAEKVALSVGGKIAEWLFEPIQRELGYLFCFNNNFQVLEAKLGELKATRIDVQGREDAEERMRKTLGESVKLWIKDVDVKIVETESLINDKAELQKGCFPIKWCPNISLRFSLGRKGKKLSLLLVELLRRGGELPSEGYDLPVQPRSCWRKYNGDDLDFESRKKIKEDIIEKLLEEEIMLIGICGMGGVGKTTLAKQVLQEVSHYHKHLFPIEVPISNSPNFHDIQEQVAQMLGFTLKDVVGNPLRAKRLQNAFSNKKVVVLLDDVWKMFDLNDFGFPFTKSDVGCCCKIIYTSRYENLWSDLSHEIFSLEILLHEEALNLFTTKVNLSSDDDDFHQKNKIAREIVDKCKGLPLALNTAGGALIKKATHQWVNMLNRLMKHNEQDRVVHEVLETSYDFLEKPNEKFVFLLCCLFREDAYISVETLYRYAVGLQLFENTTDTEEISVGVHTIVDDLIIKSLLIKVKDLDDDYDDGYRVVKIHDVVRDVGISIGKQEHRFISLQLWKNGLEVLDKMEFQGGSKMELLRLDHMDHSSSSYRTNIKISENLFKEADNLKVLYIVSSWNKISEFPLFSSKLKMLSLERLHLDMIFIGHIKCLEIFSLRRSHIKVLPHEISELINLRVLDLTLCECFIRNGILGSLTNLQELHMWGSFKDWKLQKEDVNSEDRNAAGLHELNCLHKLWRLELEVPNIEQVPRGVELFSSSTLKQFKIKIGGKRVKGQIGLKRGERLLMLENVSFLPELGFLLEKDFTHLNICADSGLWEKMDINKFLSLKNIVLKQCGSLFPPSSMQTSELGRCLRRIELYECNEMTHLCSTSISRNLTNLQVLVLGDCKLMEEVVSSCDKTEQLNKIEFNALETLKLLYLPSLECFCKRINEIHFYKLKTLELEGLKQFIFPTKLEIPCLEELSMTLISNPNIETFCSSSPSLQKLNIDNCDNFQYFDFSDSLVIKVISHLRNLTIKNCTKLKGVVGVTTGAEEQQRKSIEFPNLSTLELESLVELASFVIDVSNLGDKEEKSENALFYQDDYQVSFPCLEDLQIKNLSKINYIIGRKREQLRGHHDHDDTEEGHGRKIQQPILLLLLLFPNLKTLKLGDLEELVRFVGVMNNNMDNNCKNQNALFHLDDDEEVWFPCLDELVIEGLSKINYIVGWKEGEGHHHHHKIFPALRWLKLDKLSNLIHVYEINQQPGLGVLLFQNLTSLQIGECGKLRYLFSENIGRVAGRQLEELTISRCGMMEVVMKNIEDDDDKTEGGRSNSLGNSHFFPLLKRVYLLNLSGLRSFSEVAYTWELPSLEYLNVLVCLKLEALSPGYLDSPRLEILHYSRNNYYDREVVNVKKTWKGDVNKALRHLFIKA; encoded by the exons ATGGCAGAAAAGGTTGCTTTGAGTGTAGGAGGAAAGATCGCAGAGTGGTTGTTTGAGCCAATTCAACGAGAACTTGGCTATCTCTTCTGCTTTAACAATAACTTTCAAGTGCTGGAAGCTAAACTCGGTGAACTAAAAGCAACTAGAATCGATGTACAAGGAAGGGAAGATGCAGAAGAGAGGATGCGGAAAACCCTGGGTGAATCCGTCAAGTTGTGGATTAAGGATGTTGATGTAAAAATTGTTGAAACAGAGAGTCTTATCAATGATAAGGCAGAGCTTCAAAAAGGGTGTTTCCCCATCAAATGGTGTCCTAATATAAGCTTGCGCTTTTCATTGGGCAGGAAAGGGAAGAAGTTATCTCTCCTTCTCGTCGAGCTTCTTAGACGTGGTGGTGAGCTGCCGAGCGAAGGTTATGACTTGCCCGTGCAGCCCAGAAGCTGCTGGAGAAAATACAATGGCGATGATTTGGATTTCGAAAGTCGAAAAAAGATTAAGGAAGACATCATTGAGAAGTTACTAGAAGAAGAGATAATGTTAATAGGGATATGCGGAATGGGAGGAGTTGGAAAGACCACTCTCGCCAAACAAGTCCTCCAAGAGGTAAGCCACTATCATAAGCATTTATTTCCAATTGAAGTCCCAATTTCGAATAGTCCCAATTTCCATGATATCCAAGAACAAGTCGCACAGATGTTAGGGTTTACGCTTAAGGATGTAGTGGGTAATCCTTTAAGAGCAAAACGTTTACAAAACGCTTTCAGTAACAAGAAAGTTGTCGTATTATTGGATGATGTTTGGAAAATGtttgatttaaatgattttggTTTTCCGTTTACAAAATCAGATGTTGGGTGTTGCTGTAAAATCATTTACACATCTAGATACGAAAATTTATGGTCAGATCTGTCTCATGAAATCTTCTCTCTTGAAATATTATTACATGAAGAAGCCTTGAATTTGTTTACAACAAAAGTCAATCTGTCcagtgatgatgatgatttccatCAGAAGAATAAAATAGCGAGGGAAATTGTTGATAAATGTAAAGGACTTCCCCTTGCGCTTAACACAGCAGGAGGTGCTCTCATAAAAAAAGCCACACATCAATGGGTTAATATGCTAAACCGGTTGATGAAACACAACGAACAGGATCGTGTGGTACATGAGGTCTTGGAGACGAGTTATGACTTCTTAGAAAAACCCAATGAAAAGTTTGTGTTCTTACTATGCTGCTTATTTCGAGAAGACGCATATATTTCTGTTGAGACGTTGTACCGTTATGCGGTGGGTTTGCAACTCTTTGAAAATACAACGGACACAGAAGAAATAAGTGTTGGCGTGCACACTATCGTTGACgacttaataataaaaagtttgcTGATAAAGGTTAAAGACCTCGACGACGATTACGATGACGGATATCGTGTGGTGAAGATACATGATGTGGTGAGAGACGTGGGAATTTCAATTGGAAAACAAGAACACCGTTTTATTTCTTTACAGTTATGGAAGAATGGTCTAGAAGTCCTTGATAAGATGGAATTTCAAGGAGGCTCAAAAATGGAACTACTACGGTTGGATCATATGGATCACAGTTCAAGTTCTTACAGAACAAATATTAAGATAtcagaaaatttatttaaagaagCGGATAATCTCAAAGTTCTATATATAGTAAGCAGTTGGAACAAGATTAGTGAGtttccattattttcttcaaagtTGAAGATGTTATCCTTAGAGAGATTGCATTTAGATATGATTTTCATTGGACATATTAAATGTTTGGAGATCTTTTCTCTTCGAAGATCACACATAAAAGTTTTGCCACACGAAATAAGTGAGTTAATAAACTTAAGAGTGTTGGATTTGACTTTGTGTGAGTGTTTCATAAGAAATGGTATTCTTGGGAGCCTTACTAATCTACAAGAATTGCACATGTGGGGGAGTTTTAAAGATTGGAAGCTACAAAAAGAAGACGTGAATAGTGAAGACAGAAATGCAGCCGGACTTCATGAGTTAAATTGCTTACATAAATTGTGGAGATTGGAATTGGAAGTACCCAACATTGAACAAGTGCCGAGAGGTGTTGAGctattttcttcttcaaccttAAAGCAATTCAAGATAAAAATAGGAGGAAAAAGAGTAAAAGGGCAAATTGGGTTAAAACGTGGAGAAAGACTACTGATGTTGGAGAATGTTAGTTTCTTACCCGAACTTGGGTTCTTATTAGAAAAAGACTTTACTCACTTAAATATATGCGCTGATTCTGGATTGTGGGAGAAGATGGATATAAACAAATTCCTATCATTGAAGAATATTGTGCTTAAACAATGTGGATCTCTTTTTCCACCGTCCTCTATGCAGACTTCTGAACTTGGGCGTTGTTTGCGGCGTATTGAACTATATGAATGCAATGAAATGACACACTTATGTTCTACATCAATATCAAGGAATCTCACAAATCTTCAAGTTCTTGTTCTCGGAGATTGTAAATTGATGGAAGAAGTTGTTAGCTCTTGCGATAAGACAGAACAACTCAATAAAATTGAGTTCAATGCTTTGGAAACTCTTAAGCTTCTTTACTTGCCTAGTCTAGAATGTTTTTGTAAAAGAATAAACGAGATTCATTTCTATAAACTGAAAACATTGGAGCTAGAAGGATTGAAGCAATTTATCTTCCCAACTAAG ttGGAAATACCTTGTCTAGAAGAGCTGAGTATGACATTGATATCTAATCCAAATATTGAAACTTTCTGCTCGTCGTCACCATCACTGCAAAAGTTGAATATTGATAACTGTGATAACTTCCAATATTTTGACTTCTCTGATAGCTTGGTGATAAAGGTTATTTCTCATCTTAGAAATTTAACCATTAAAAATTGTACAAAGTTGAAAGGAGTAGTAGGAGTAACAACGGGGGCAGAAGAGCAACAGAGAAAATCAATTGAATTCCCTAATTTGTCAACATTGGAACTTGAATCCTTAGTCGAACTCGCGAGTTTTGTCATCGATGTCAGCAATTTGGGTGACAAAGAGGAAAAGTCGGAAAATGCACTATTTTATCAAGATGATTATCag GTCTCGTTTCCCTGCTTAGAAGATTTGCAAATAAAGAATTTGtcaaagataaattatataataggaAGGAAACGTGAACAATTAAGAGGACATCATGATCATGATGATACCGAGGAAGGCCATGGAAGGAAAATTCAACAacccatattattattattattattattccctAATTTGAAAACATTGAAGCTTGGTGATTTAGAGGAACTCGTGAGATTTGTTGGAGTGATGAACAACAATATGGACAACAATTGCAAAAATCAAAATGCACTCTTTCATCTCGATGATGATGAGG AGGTCTGGTTTCCTTGCTTAGATGAGTTGGTGATAGAGGGATTGtcaaagataaattatatagtaGGATGGAAAGAAGGAGAAggacatcatcatcatcataagaTATTTCCTGCATTAAGATGGTTGAAATTGGATAAATTAAGCAATTTAATACATGTGTATGAAATCAACCAGCAGCCAGGACTAGGAGTgcttttatttcaaaacttgACATCCCTGCAAATTGGTGAATGTGGGAAATTGAGATATTTGTTTTCGGAGAATATAGGTAGAGTCGCTGGTAGACAACTTGAGGAACTAACAATTAGTCGTTGTGGAATGATGGAAGTGGTGATGAAGAATattgaggatgatgatgataaaacTGAAGGAGGAAGAAGTAATTCTCTCGGAAATAGTCATTTCTTTCCACTCCTTAAGAGAGTGTACTTATTGAATCTATCAGGTTTGAGGAGCTTCAGTGAAGTTGCTTATACTTGGGAGTTGCCATCACTAGAGTATCTCAATGTATTAGTCTGCCTCAAGCTAGAGGCACTCTCTCCCGGCTATTTGGATTCTCCAAGGCTGGAAATTCTTCATTATAGTCgcaataattattatgatagagAAGTTGTAAATGTAAAGAAGACTTGGAAAGGTGACGTTAACAAAGCATTGCGTCATTTATTTATCAAG GCATAA
- the LOC124919285 gene encoding disease resistance protein RPS2-like isoform X1 has protein sequence MAEKVALSVGGKIAEWLFEPIQRELGYLFCFNNNFQVLEAKLGELKATRIDVQGREDAEERMRKTLGESVKLWIKDVDVKIVETESLINDKAELQKGCFPIKWCPNISLRFSLGRKGKKLSLLLVELLRRGGELPSEGYDLPVQPRSCWRKYNGDDLDFESRKKIKEDIIEKLLEEEIMLIGICGMGGVGKTTLAKQVLQEVSHYHKHLFPIEVPISNSPNFHDIQEQVAQMLGFTLKDVVGNPLRAKRLQNAFSNKKVVVLLDDVWKMFDLNDFGFPFTKSDVGCCCKIIYTSRYENLWSDLSHEIFSLEILLHEEALNLFTTKVNLSSDDDDFHQKNKIAREIVDKCKGLPLALNTAGGALIKKATHQWVNMLNRLMKHNEQDRVVHEVLETSYDFLEKPNEKFVFLLCCLFREDAYISVETLYRYAVGLQLFENTTDTEEISVGVHTIVDDLIIKSLLIKVKDLDDDYDDGYRVVKIHDVVRDVGISIGKQEHRFISLQLWKNGLEVLDKMEFQGGSKMELLRLDHMDHSSSSYRTNIKISENLFKEADNLKVLYIVSSWNKISEFPLFSSKLKMLSLERLHLDMIFIGHIKCLEIFSLRRSHIKVLPHEISELINLRVLDLTLCECFIRNGILGSLTNLQELHMWGSFKDWKLQKEDVNSEDRNAAGLHELNCLHKLWRLELEVPNIEQVPRGVELFSSSTLKQFKIKIGGKRVKGQIGLKRGERLLMLENVSFLPELGFLLEKDFTHLNICADSGLWEKMDINKFLSLKNIVLKQCGSLFPPSSMQTSELGRCLRRIELYECNEMTHLCSTSISRNLTNLQVLVLGDCKLMEEVVSSCDKTEQLNKIEFNALETLKLLYLPSLECFCKRINEIHFYKLKTLELEGLKQFIFPTKLEIPCLEELSMTLISNPNIETFCSSSPSLQKLNIDNCDNFQYFDFSDSLVIKVISHLRNLTIKNCTKLKGVVGVTTGAEEQQRKSIEFPNLSTLELESLVELASFVIDVSNLGDKEEKSENALFYQDDYQVSFPCLEDLQIKNLSKINYIIGRKREQLRGHHDHDDTEEGHGRKIQQPILLLLLLFPNLKTLKLGDLEELVRFVGVMNNNMDNNCKNQNALFHLDDDEVWFPCLDELVIEGLSKINYIVGWKEGEGHHHHHKIFPALRWLKLDKLSNLIHVYEINQQPGLGVLLFQNLTSLQIGECGKLRYLFSENIGRVAGRQLEELTISRCGMMEVVMKNIEDDDDKTEGGRSNSLGNSHFFPLLKRVYLLNLSGLRSFSEVAYTWELPSLEYLNVLVCLKLEALSPGYLDSPRLEILHYSRNNYYDREVVNVKKTWKGDVNKALRHLFIKTYKEEEPVKRLENMDKNQKMMKN, from the exons ATGGCAGAAAAGGTTGCTTTGAGTGTAGGAGGAAAGATCGCAGAGTGGTTGTTTGAGCCAATTCAACGAGAACTTGGCTATCTCTTCTGCTTTAACAATAACTTTCAAGTGCTGGAAGCTAAACTCGGTGAACTAAAAGCAACTAGAATCGATGTACAAGGAAGGGAAGATGCAGAAGAGAGGATGCGGAAAACCCTGGGTGAATCCGTCAAGTTGTGGATTAAGGATGTTGATGTAAAAATTGTTGAAACAGAGAGTCTTATCAATGATAAGGCAGAGCTTCAAAAAGGGTGTTTCCCCATCAAATGGTGTCCTAATATAAGCTTGCGCTTTTCATTGGGCAGGAAAGGGAAGAAGTTATCTCTCCTTCTCGTCGAGCTTCTTAGACGTGGTGGTGAGCTGCCGAGCGAAGGTTATGACTTGCCCGTGCAGCCCAGAAGCTGCTGGAGAAAATACAATGGCGATGATTTGGATTTCGAAAGTCGAAAAAAGATTAAGGAAGACATCATTGAGAAGTTACTAGAAGAAGAGATAATGTTAATAGGGATATGCGGAATGGGAGGAGTTGGAAAGACCACTCTCGCCAAACAAGTCCTCCAAGAGGTAAGCCACTATCATAAGCATTTATTTCCAATTGAAGTCCCAATTTCGAATAGTCCCAATTTCCATGATATCCAAGAACAAGTCGCACAGATGTTAGGGTTTACGCTTAAGGATGTAGTGGGTAATCCTTTAAGAGCAAAACGTTTACAAAACGCTTTCAGTAACAAGAAAGTTGTCGTATTATTGGATGATGTTTGGAAAATGtttgatttaaatgattttggTTTTCCGTTTACAAAATCAGATGTTGGGTGTTGCTGTAAAATCATTTACACATCTAGATACGAAAATTTATGGTCAGATCTGTCTCATGAAATCTTCTCTCTTGAAATATTATTACATGAAGAAGCCTTGAATTTGTTTACAACAAAAGTCAATCTGTCcagtgatgatgatgatttccatCAGAAGAATAAAATAGCGAGGGAAATTGTTGATAAATGTAAAGGACTTCCCCTTGCGCTTAACACAGCAGGAGGTGCTCTCATAAAAAAAGCCACACATCAATGGGTTAATATGCTAAACCGGTTGATGAAACACAACGAACAGGATCGTGTGGTACATGAGGTCTTGGAGACGAGTTATGACTTCTTAGAAAAACCCAATGAAAAGTTTGTGTTCTTACTATGCTGCTTATTTCGAGAAGACGCATATATTTCTGTTGAGACGTTGTACCGTTATGCGGTGGGTTTGCAACTCTTTGAAAATACAACGGACACAGAAGAAATAAGTGTTGGCGTGCACACTATCGTTGACgacttaataataaaaagtttgcTGATAAAGGTTAAAGACCTCGACGACGATTACGATGACGGATATCGTGTGGTGAAGATACATGATGTGGTGAGAGACGTGGGAATTTCAATTGGAAAACAAGAACACCGTTTTATTTCTTTACAGTTATGGAAGAATGGTCTAGAAGTCCTTGATAAGATGGAATTTCAAGGAGGCTCAAAAATGGAACTACTACGGTTGGATCATATGGATCACAGTTCAAGTTCTTACAGAACAAATATTAAGATAtcagaaaatttatttaaagaagCGGATAATCTCAAAGTTCTATATATAGTAAGCAGTTGGAACAAGATTAGTGAGtttccattattttcttcaaagtTGAAGATGTTATCCTTAGAGAGATTGCATTTAGATATGATTTTCATTGGACATATTAAATGTTTGGAGATCTTTTCTCTTCGAAGATCACACATAAAAGTTTTGCCACACGAAATAAGTGAGTTAATAAACTTAAGAGTGTTGGATTTGACTTTGTGTGAGTGTTTCATAAGAAATGGTATTCTTGGGAGCCTTACTAATCTACAAGAATTGCACATGTGGGGGAGTTTTAAAGATTGGAAGCTACAAAAAGAAGACGTGAATAGTGAAGACAGAAATGCAGCCGGACTTCATGAGTTAAATTGCTTACATAAATTGTGGAGATTGGAATTGGAAGTACCCAACATTGAACAAGTGCCGAGAGGTGTTGAGctattttcttcttcaaccttAAAGCAATTCAAGATAAAAATAGGAGGAAAAAGAGTAAAAGGGCAAATTGGGTTAAAACGTGGAGAAAGACTACTGATGTTGGAGAATGTTAGTTTCTTACCCGAACTTGGGTTCTTATTAGAAAAAGACTTTACTCACTTAAATATATGCGCTGATTCTGGATTGTGGGAGAAGATGGATATAAACAAATTCCTATCATTGAAGAATATTGTGCTTAAACAATGTGGATCTCTTTTTCCACCGTCCTCTATGCAGACTTCTGAACTTGGGCGTTGTTTGCGGCGTATTGAACTATATGAATGCAATGAAATGACACACTTATGTTCTACATCAATATCAAGGAATCTCACAAATCTTCAAGTTCTTGTTCTCGGAGATTGTAAATTGATGGAAGAAGTTGTTAGCTCTTGCGATAAGACAGAACAACTCAATAAAATTGAGTTCAATGCTTTGGAAACTCTTAAGCTTCTTTACTTGCCTAGTCTAGAATGTTTTTGTAAAAGAATAAACGAGATTCATTTCTATAAACTGAAAACATTGGAGCTAGAAGGATTGAAGCAATTTATCTTCCCAACTAAG ttGGAAATACCTTGTCTAGAAGAGCTGAGTATGACATTGATATCTAATCCAAATATTGAAACTTTCTGCTCGTCGTCACCATCACTGCAAAAGTTGAATATTGATAACTGTGATAACTTCCAATATTTTGACTTCTCTGATAGCTTGGTGATAAAGGTTATTTCTCATCTTAGAAATTTAACCATTAAAAATTGTACAAAGTTGAAAGGAGTAGTAGGAGTAACAACGGGGGCAGAAGAGCAACAGAGAAAATCAATTGAATTCCCTAATTTGTCAACATTGGAACTTGAATCCTTAGTCGAACTCGCGAGTTTTGTCATCGATGTCAGCAATTTGGGTGACAAAGAGGAAAAGTCGGAAAATGCACTATTTTATCAAGATGATTATCag GTCTCGTTTCCCTGCTTAGAAGATTTGCAAATAAAGAATTTGtcaaagataaattatataataggaAGGAAACGTGAACAATTAAGAGGACATCATGATCATGATGATACCGAGGAAGGCCATGGAAGGAAAATTCAACAacccatattattattattattattattccctAATTTGAAAACATTGAAGCTTGGTGATTTAGAGGAACTCGTGAGATTTGTTGGAGTGATGAACAACAATATGGACAACAATTGCAAAAATCAAAATGCACTCTTTCATCTCGATGATGATGAG GTCTGGTTTCCTTGCTTAGATGAGTTGGTGATAGAGGGATTGtcaaagataaattatatagtaGGATGGAAAGAAGGAGAAggacatcatcatcatcataagaTATTTCCTGCATTAAGATGGTTGAAATTGGATAAATTAAGCAATTTAATACATGTGTATGAAATCAACCAGCAGCCAGGACTAGGAGTgcttttatttcaaaacttgACATCCCTGCAAATTGGTGAATGTGGGAAATTGAGATATTTGTTTTCGGAGAATATAGGTAGAGTCGCTGGTAGACAACTTGAGGAACTAACAATTAGTCGTTGTGGAATGATGGAAGTGGTGATGAAGAATattgaggatgatgatgataaaacTGAAGGAGGAAGAAGTAATTCTCTCGGAAATAGTCATTTCTTTCCACTCCTTAAGAGAGTGTACTTATTGAATCTATCAGGTTTGAGGAGCTTCAGTGAAGTTGCTTATACTTGGGAGTTGCCATCACTAGAGTATCTCAATGTATTAGTCTGCCTCAAGCTAGAGGCACTCTCTCCCGGCTATTTGGATTCTCCAAGGCTGGAAATTCTTCATTATAGTCgcaataattattatgatagagAAGTTGTAAATGTAAAGAAGACTTGGAAAGGTGACGTTAACAAAGCATTGCGTCATTTATTTATCAAG aCATACAAAGAAGAAGAACCAGTAAAGAGACTAGAGAACATGGATAAGAAtcagaagatgatgaagaattAG